In a single window of the Streptomyces cinnabarinus genome:
- a CDS encoding TetR/AcrR family transcriptional regulator encodes MAEVAAALRADGHEDWRVYGPLELPPILDAALTAFDEHGYHGTSVRDIARRIGVTVPTLYYHFENKQAMLVELLMGSMRAVLGRCRDAIGDADTDPVVRFRALVECIVLYMAQRAPLAFLDTEIRSLEADNRERYVALRDELEALLRHSVRDAVDVGAFTTPYPVDAARAVLTMCQGVANWYRADGPLTPSALADRYVEIALSTVGHRARV; translated from the coding sequence ATGGCGGAGGTTGCGGCGGCACTGCGCGCGGACGGGCACGAGGACTGGCGGGTGTACGGGCCGCTGGAGCTGCCGCCCATACTCGACGCCGCCCTGACGGCGTTCGACGAGCACGGCTACCACGGCACCAGCGTGCGGGACATCGCGCGGCGCATCGGGGTCACCGTGCCGACCCTCTACTACCACTTCGAGAACAAGCAGGCGATGCTGGTCGAGCTGCTCATGGGCTCGATGCGGGCGGTGCTCGGCCGCTGCCGCGATGCGATCGGGGACGCGGACACCGACCCGGTGGTCCGCTTCAGGGCGCTGGTCGAGTGCATCGTTCTGTACATGGCCCAGCGGGCGCCGCTGGCCTTCCTGGACACCGAGATCCGCAGCCTGGAGGCGGACAACCGGGAGCGCTACGTCGCCCTGCGCGACGAGTTGGAGGCACTGCTCCGGCACAGCGTGCGCGACGCCGTGGACGTGGGCGCCTTCACCACTCCCTACCCGGTGGACGCCGCGCGTGCCGTGCTGACCATGTGTCAGGGAGTGGCGAACTGGTATCGCGCCGACGGCCCTTTGACCCCGTCCGCCCTGGCCGACCGGTACGTGGAGATCGCCCTTTCCACCGTCGGCCACCGCGCGCGGGTTTGA
- a CDS encoding porin PorA family protein, protein MRNSSWVLSGSAVVLVAASALTRFTVYPALHQVPADSESTFRYQGTATLLNASALQAGEGADPYLRDVPITLDRRVEVRDTHGRTAVVSDEAVMRGPGGKKLSASRQVWAVDRRTLADRPVPEGSGATQHHGLVIAWPLEPEPRDYRFWDTATQRAVPARYEGRTTVADRSAYVYAVEADGPLSDPATLRSLPKALPREAVAGLSAALPADQRPEQSVLAALPETVPLTYTSTTERRGWVDADTGLSLNGALHQTVVARTQGPDGPVALFPVTDVDVKGTDASVDGQAADAATTERLLWLLRTAGPLGLLGAAILLTVLAVWLTRRRAAEPSPADEGENVTAPAA, encoded by the coding sequence ATGCGCAACAGCAGTTGGGTTCTGAGCGGATCAGCGGTGGTGCTGGTGGCCGCCTCGGCCCTCACCCGGTTCACCGTCTACCCGGCCCTGCATCAGGTACCGGCCGACTCCGAGAGCACGTTCCGCTACCAGGGCACCGCCACCCTGCTCAACGCGTCCGCCCTCCAGGCAGGTGAGGGCGCCGACCCCTACCTCCGCGACGTCCCCATCACCCTGGACCGCCGTGTCGAGGTGCGGGACACCCACGGCCGTACCGCCGTCGTCTCCGACGAGGCCGTGATGCGCGGGCCCGGGGGCAAGAAGCTGTCCGCTTCCCGGCAGGTCTGGGCGGTGGACCGGCGGACGCTCGCCGACCGCCCGGTCCCCGAGGGCTCCGGCGCCACGCAGCACCACGGGCTGGTCATCGCCTGGCCCCTGGAACCCGAACCGCGCGACTACCGGTTCTGGGACACCGCCACCCAGCGGGCGGTACCCGCCCGGTACGAGGGCAGGACAACCGTGGCCGACCGCAGCGCCTATGTGTACGCCGTCGAGGCCGACGGCCCGCTCTCCGACCCCGCCACCTTGCGGTCCCTGCCCAAGGCCCTGCCGCGCGAGGCAGTGGCCGGACTCTCCGCCGCGCTGCCCGCGGACCAGCGCCCGGAGCAGTCCGTGCTCGCCGCCCTGCCCGAGACCGTGCCGCTCACCTACACCTCCACCACCGAGCGGCGCGGCTGGGTCGACGCGGACACCGGCCTGTCCCTGAACGGTGCCCTGCACCAGACCGTCGTCGCCCGGACCCAGGGCCCCGACGGCCCGGTGGCGCTGTTCCCCGTGACCGACGTCGACGTCAAGGGCACGGACGCCTCGGTGGACGGCCAGGCCGCCGATGCCGCCACCACGGAGCGCCTGCTGTGGCTGCTCAGGACGGCCGGTCCGCTCGGCCTGCTCGGGGCCGCCATCCTGCTGACGGTCCTCGCGGTCTGGCTCACGCGGCGCCGGGCGGCCGAGCCCAGCCCGGCGGACGAGGGCGAGAACGTCACCGCACCGGCCGCGTGA